From the genome of Geobacter sp. SVR, one region includes:
- a CDS encoding cell wall metabolism sensor histidine kinase WalK produces the protein MGEAWGSNGPVPGIAGSEMGCEDASSWDLETEGAGDGLICCNRQGLISAMLSGCIHEINNPNNNILLASRLLGDYWKGLAPLLSEYQGQHPDACCAGVPLAGILDSMPKIIAMIAEDVGRISRITTQLKSDAAAVVKDSGGCDPNAVIKAVAEALKGTIARHTRQFRLELSENLSLLAIDCRLLHQVVTNLVCNALQSLPARERMVMVSSFRDEASGHIAIRVEDQGCGIAPYHLGRVFEPFYSINRENGRAGLGLFVSRLIIQRNSGTLTLSSEPGQGSTAVIRLPYR, from the coding sequence ATGGGAGAAGCCTGGGGTTCGAACGGTCCGGTACCTGGTATTGCAGGTAGTGAAATGGGGTGTGAAGATGCCAGCTCATGGGATCTGGAGACCGAAGGAGCCGGCGATGGGCTGATATGCTGCAATCGCCAGGGGCTGATCAGCGCCATGCTCTCCGGATGCATCCACGAAATCAATAATCCCAACAATAATATTCTGCTCGCATCCCGTCTGCTGGGTGATTACTGGAAGGGGCTCGCTCCGCTCCTGTCGGAGTATCAGGGACAGCACCCGGATGCCTGTTGTGCCGGTGTACCGCTGGCAGGTATCCTCGACAGCATGCCGAAAATCATTGCGATGATTGCGGAAGATGTCGGCCGTATCAGTCGTATCACCACCCAGTTGAAGTCCGATGCCGCCGCTGTGGTCAAGGATTCCGGCGGATGCGATCCGAATGCTGTCATCAAGGCGGTGGCAGAAGCGCTCAAAGGCACAATTGCCCGGCATACCCGGCAGTTCAGGCTGGAGTTGTCCGAGAACCTGTCCCTGCTCGCCATTGATTGTCGATTGTTGCACCAGGTCGTCACGAACCTGGTCTGCAATGCCCTGCAATCCCTGCCGGCCAGGGAGCGGATGGTGATGGTCAGCTCTTTCAGGGATGAAGCGTCCGGGCACATAGCGATCAGGGTGGAGGACCAGGGGTGCGGGATTGCACCGTATCACTTGGGCCGGGTCTTCGAACCCTTTTATAGCATCAACCGGGAAAATGGCCGTGCCGGTCTGGGCCTGTTCGTCTCCCGTCTCATCATTCAAAGGAACAGCGGGACCCTGACGCTGTCGTCCGAACCCGGGCAGGGGAGCACCGCTGTAATCAGACTGCCGTACCGATGA
- the pcrA gene encoding DNA helicase PcrA, translating into MDLLKHLNPPQKEAVLYGEGPLLILAGAGSGKTRVITNRIAHLILERGVRPWNILAVTFTNKAAKEMAERVRKLSSHGDLPLIATFHSACGRILRREIHHLGFDSSFAIYDDRDSERLLKDILRELDLDEKRFSPTAVGARIDDYKNRGLFPEEIDPVAAGDIYNAKIIQIYAAYQERLRKCNALDFGDLLIQTVRLLSEFPEVRRYYQERFQWILVDEYQDTNPVQYHLIRLLAGERRNLCVVGDDDQSIYSWRGADIRNILEFEKDFPGVKIVRLEQNYRSTATILKAAGEVVKQNYGRKGKTLWTDNPQGDPVCYRRVESDREEARFVCREIDRLRSRGIPLEEMAVFYRTNAQSRQIEEALVSEALPYHIVGGVRFYARMEIKDILAYLRVLNNPADEVSLKRIINVPARGIGATTIDRIAYQAAANGKSFYQALHDEDLVGLLGSVPRNKVTTFADMIERFRAMLDTHSLPELAQTVMAESGYLARLKESRDEESAERLENLEQLLTAMEEFSEKNPEGGLSEFLEQVALVSDLEQGEQGKPSVTLMTLHAAKGLEFKAVFMIGMEERLFPHVRTLDDLDGMEEERRLCYVGMTRARERLYLLNARRRYLFGQEQSNPPSRFLRDIPAELLDEEDSGLRTYSAATRVPGGRLQTASAGQRNENRQNDGMHNLAAAAAFSGSREIEVVPEPPEEQGGVYIGMRVRHGKFGLGTVRKIEGSGDAQKVIVWFNSAGPKKLMLRFAGLERA; encoded by the coding sequence ATGGACCTGCTAAAACACTTGAACCCGCCCCAGAAAGAGGCGGTACTGTACGGCGAAGGGCCGCTGTTGATCCTGGCCGGCGCCGGCTCCGGCAAGACGCGCGTCATCACCAACCGTATCGCCCACCTGATCCTCGAGCGCGGGGTACGCCCCTGGAATATCCTGGCTGTTACCTTTACCAACAAGGCTGCCAAAGAGATGGCCGAACGCGTCAGGAAACTGTCCAGCCATGGCGACCTGCCGCTGATAGCCACCTTCCACTCCGCCTGCGGCCGCATCCTGCGCAGGGAAATCCATCACCTGGGCTTTGATTCATCCTTTGCCATTTACGACGACCGCGACTCGGAACGCCTGCTCAAGGATATCCTCAGGGAACTGGACCTGGACGAGAAGCGCTTCTCTCCCACTGCCGTCGGCGCGCGCATCGACGACTACAAGAATCGCGGCCTGTTCCCCGAAGAGATCGATCCGGTGGCGGCCGGCGACATTTACAATGCAAAGATCATCCAGATCTATGCTGCCTACCAGGAGCGCCTGAGAAAGTGCAATGCACTGGATTTCGGGGACCTCCTGATCCAGACAGTACGGCTGCTGTCGGAATTCCCGGAGGTGCGCCGGTACTATCAGGAACGCTTCCAATGGATCCTGGTGGATGAGTATCAGGATACCAACCCGGTGCAGTACCACCTGATCCGCCTGCTGGCAGGGGAACGCCGGAACCTGTGCGTGGTAGGTGACGACGATCAGTCGATCTATTCCTGGCGAGGGGCCGATATTCGCAATATCCTGGAATTCGAAAAAGACTTTCCCGGGGTGAAGATCGTACGGCTCGAACAGAACTACCGTTCCACCGCCACAATTCTCAAGGCCGCCGGCGAGGTGGTCAAACAGAACTATGGCCGCAAAGGCAAAACCCTCTGGACCGACAATCCGCAGGGAGATCCGGTCTGCTATCGGCGGGTCGAATCGGACCGGGAGGAGGCCCGCTTCGTCTGCCGTGAGATCGACCGACTGAGATCCCGCGGCATTCCGTTGGAGGAGATGGCGGTCTTCTACCGCACCAACGCCCAATCCCGCCAGATCGAGGAAGCCCTGGTTTCGGAGGCGTTGCCCTACCACATCGTCGGCGGTGTCCGCTTCTATGCCAGGATGGAGATCAAGGATATCCTGGCCTATCTGCGTGTTCTGAACAATCCGGCGGACGAGGTGTCGCTGAAGCGGATCATCAATGTACCGGCCCGCGGCATAGGCGCCACAACGATCGATCGGATCGCCTACCAGGCCGCCGCCAATGGGAAGAGCTTCTATCAGGCCCTGCACGACGAGGACCTGGTCGGCCTGCTGGGATCTGTCCCGCGAAACAAGGTGACTACCTTTGCGGATATGATCGAACGCTTTCGCGCCATGCTTGACACGCACAGCCTGCCGGAACTGGCCCAGACGGTGATGGCGGAGAGCGGCTATCTGGCCCGGCTGAAAGAGAGTCGTGACGAGGAGAGCGCCGAGCGGCTGGAAAACCTGGAGCAGTTGCTGACCGCCATGGAGGAATTCAGCGAGAAGAACCCCGAGGGGGGGCTGTCGGAATTTCTCGAGCAGGTAGCGCTGGTGTCGGACCTGGAACAGGGGGAACAGGGCAAGCCGTCGGTGACGTTGATGACCCTGCATGCTGCCAAAGGGCTGGAATTCAAGGCGGTGTTCATGATCGGAATGGAAGAGCGGCTCTTTCCCCATGTCCGGACGCTGGATGATCTGGACGGCATGGAAGAGGAGCGCCGCCTCTGTTACGTTGGAATGACCCGTGCCAGGGAGCGCCTTTATCTCTTGAACGCCCGCCGGCGCTACCTGTTCGGCCAGGAGCAGTCCAACCCGCCGTCGCGTTTTCTGAGGGATATCCCGGCCGAATTACTGGATGAGGAGGACAGCGGGCTTCGAACCTACTCCGCTGCCACTCGCGTGCCCGGCGGCCGCCTGCAGACCGCATCCGCAGGGCAGCGCAACGAAAACCGTCAGAATGACGGGATGCATAATCTGGCGGCGGCAGCCGCCTTCTCCGGCTCACGCGAGATAGAGGTGGTGCCCGAGCCCCCCGAGGAACAGGGGGGAGTCTACATCGGCATGCGGGTACGTCACGGCAAATTCGGACTCGGTACGGTCCGCAAGATCGAGGGGAGCGGCGACGCTCAAAAGGTCATCGTGTGGTTCAATTCGGCCGGGCCGAAAAAGCTCATGCTGCGCTTTGCCGGACTGGAGCGGGCATAA
- a CDS encoding rod-binding protein: MDIGLPQYMPLAGDEAADKARQLQRQQTDAAGLSEKQRLQAKKVGQDFEALFIGMMMKSMRETVAQDKLTGGGHGEDAYRSLLDQEYAAAAVKRGGLGLAKQIEKEIIRQESRRIPRTIDTKE, translated from the coding sequence ATGGATATCGGTTTGCCACAGTACATGCCCCTGGCAGGGGATGAGGCCGCAGACAAGGCGCGCCAGCTGCAGCGGCAGCAGACCGATGCGGCCGGGCTGAGTGAAAAGCAGCGGCTGCAGGCCAAAAAGGTTGGCCAGGATTTCGAAGCGCTTTTCATCGGTATGATGATGAAATCCATGCGCGAGACGGTTGCACAGGACAAGCTGACCGGAGGCGGTCATGGGGAAGATGCCTACCGTTCGCTTCTGGATCAGGAGTATGCCGCGGCAGCCGTCAAGCGCGGGGGATTGGGACTGGCGAAACAGATCGAAAAGGAAATTATCCGGCAGGAGAGTCGGCGCATTCCGCGAACCATCGATACAAAGGAATAG
- a CDS encoding response regulator transcription factor, translating to MNRLDISVLYVDDDLQACTIMANLMRLYVRELHLAHDGQEGLEMYRRHQPDVVVTDFSMPVMDGGEMVRDIRAQQPETSVIFMSAHDDAWLAEQLKDVGLTRHITKPVEVTGLIGMLREIAAA from the coding sequence GTGAACAGGCTTGATATTTCGGTGTTGTATGTGGACGATGATCTGCAGGCGTGTACCATTATGGCAAACCTGATGCGGTTGTACGTCAGGGAGCTGCACCTGGCCCATGACGGCCAGGAGGGGCTGGAAATGTACCGTCGCCATCAGCCCGACGTAGTGGTTACCGATTTTTCCATGCCGGTGATGGATGGCGGTGAGATGGTGCGGGATATCCGTGCCCAGCAGCCCGAGACCTCCGTCATCTTCATGAGCGCCCATGATGATGCCTGGCTTGCGGAACAGCTCAAGGATGTCGGGCTGACTCGACATATCACCAAGCCGGTCGAGGTGACAGGGCTGATCGGCATGCTGCGTGAGATTGCCGCTGCTTGA
- the flgK gene encoding flagellar hook-associated protein FlgK has protein sequence MGLSAAMEIGKNGLKIYQIATEVTGENIANVNTPGYSRQRVILENAPPTTSNGFPLGTGVKISTVERYYDGLLQQQLVNAQTTLGYDTTKSNVLQQIEPTFNEVTNDGLGAAITNFFSAWQDLTLNPTGSAERTNVMSRAQILTDNFHAVNTTLANAVTTQNDSLVPLTDSINATLKNIAQLNQQIKTTELVSGNANEMRDQRDQLIRDLSQQIGITYTENSDGTTDINYKDGGAALVTGGTAGSFSLTTNSSTGLYDVNVTPPGGAATLVSPTTGQLGATLTLRDTIIPGYQAKVDALANAIATQVNAAHNSGYDLNGDAGKDFFTGTTAATITLNTADITGVDKIAASGSATLPGDNSNALALAQLQNKNIMSGSTATFGSYFNGLVSQIGLDVQSSKNTVAQDTTFTNQLMTLRESNSGVSLDEELTNLVKYQRSYQASAKLITTATEMMDTVIAMIR, from the coding sequence ATGGGACTTAGTGCAGCCATGGAGATCGGCAAGAACGGTCTCAAAATCTATCAAATCGCCACCGAGGTGACCGGCGAGAACATCGCCAATGTCAATACGCCCGGTTATTCCCGCCAGCGGGTGATTCTGGAGAACGCTCCCCCCACTACGTCCAATGGTTTTCCCTTGGGCACGGGGGTAAAAATTTCCACGGTGGAACGCTATTACGACGGACTCCTGCAGCAACAGCTCGTCAATGCCCAGACCACCCTTGGTTACGATACGACAAAATCGAATGTCTTGCAGCAAATCGAGCCGACTTTCAATGAAGTCACCAATGACGGATTGGGTGCGGCTATTACCAATTTTTTCTCGGCCTGGCAGGACCTGACCCTCAATCCTACCGGATCCGCCGAGCGCACGAACGTGATGAGCCGAGCTCAAATCCTGACCGACAACTTCCACGCGGTCAACACGACCCTGGCGAATGCCGTTACCACCCAGAACGACTCGCTGGTTCCGTTGACGGACAGCATCAACGCTACTCTTAAGAACATCGCCCAGCTCAATCAACAGATAAAGACCACCGAACTGGTGAGCGGTAATGCCAATGAGATGCGCGATCAGCGGGATCAGTTGATACGGGACCTGTCGCAGCAGATCGGCATCACCTATACGGAAAACAGCGACGGAACCACCGATATAAACTATAAGGACGGTGGCGCAGCGCTGGTAACGGGAGGCACCGCCGGGTCGTTTTCATTGACGACCAATTCGAGTACGGGACTTTACGATGTGAATGTGACCCCTCCGGGAGGAGCGGCTACGCTGGTTTCGCCGACAACCGGACAGTTGGGGGCGACCCTGACGTTGCGCGATACGATTATTCCCGGCTATCAAGCCAAGGTTGATGCGCTGGCAAACGCAATCGCCACACAGGTCAATGCAGCTCACAACAGCGGATACGATCTGAACGGCGATGCAGGAAAGGATTTCTTTACCGGCACTACAGCCGCAACCATTACACTGAACACTGCCGACATCACCGGTGTCGACAAGATCGCGGCATCGGGCAGCGCCACCCTGCCGGGCGACAACAGCAATGCCCTTGCCCTGGCACAGTTGCAGAACAAGAACATCATGTCCGGAAGCACTGCCACGTTCGGTAGCTATTTCAATGGACTGGTCAGCCAAATTGGGCTTGACGTACAGTCGAGCAAGAATACCGTAGCGCAGGACACCACCTTCACAAATCAACTGATGACGTTGCGCGAATCAAACTCCGGCGTTTCGTTGGACGAGGAGTTGACCAATCTGGTCAAATATCAGCGTTCCTATCAGGCTTCGGCCAAGCTGATCACCACCGCGACCGAGATGATGGACACGGTCATTGCCATGATACGGTAA
- a CDS encoding MATE family efflux transporter gives MPFPFSKNRRRKPVSIRRDVLLLSLPVLLSSLFQRLVSIVDIFLTGGLGAAAIAATGLGQLLMFVTMTIFWGLSTGTTVVIAHLRGAGKQEEARRAAFVACLACLAMTAACSAGGAVWGGDIARLMGAAPDVQAFASDYIRLVFLWLIWTTGLNILSAIMHGAGDTRTPMEAIILVNILHVAMAWPLIYGALGIPAMGVKGAAIAINSSEFVGCSYLLIQAFRKSYLVLGSPDVQQFARIWRIGWPVALERIAQQSGQIFYSSFIIGYGTSAYAAHQIGLSIESLSFMPGAGMGIAAATLMGQSLGAGKIRRARISHAEALRLAVVVMSIMALVFLCGPHFLISLFTHDPAVIEKGSVFLRLVAFAQIPLAVSFVYAGSLRGTGDTFYVFIVTLAAMWGIRVALAWVAAGWLHLSLYVVWGVFLVDWYARAAAFAWRYRRRDLHNVIY, from the coding sequence ATGCCGTTTCCCTTCTCCAAAAATCGCCGTCGCAAGCCGGTTTCGATCCGGCGCGACGTTTTGCTCCTCTCTCTGCCGGTGTTGCTTTCTTCCCTGTTCCAGCGCCTGGTTTCGATCGTCGACATATTCCTCACCGGCGGTCTGGGAGCAGCGGCCATCGCAGCCACGGGGCTCGGACAGCTGCTGATGTTCGTCACCATGACGATTTTCTGGGGGCTCTCCACCGGTACAACGGTGGTAATCGCCCATCTGCGGGGTGCCGGAAAGCAAGAGGAAGCCCGCCGCGCTGCGTTTGTCGCATGCCTGGCCTGCTTGGCGATGACCGCGGCCTGCTCGGCTGGAGGAGCGGTATGGGGAGGCGACATCGCCCGTTTGATGGGGGCTGCGCCTGATGTTCAGGCCTTTGCCTCCGATTACATCCGCCTGGTGTTTTTGTGGCTGATCTGGACAACCGGACTCAATATCCTTTCTGCCATCATGCATGGTGCCGGTGACACCCGCACCCCGATGGAGGCCATCATCCTGGTCAACATTCTGCACGTAGCCATGGCCTGGCCCCTGATATACGGTGCATTAGGGATTCCGGCCATGGGGGTCAAAGGGGCGGCTATCGCTATCAACAGCTCGGAGTTTGTCGGCTGCAGCTACCTGCTGATCCAGGCGTTTCGTAAAAGCTACCTGGTGCTTGGCTCCCCCGACGTTCAGCAATTCGCCAGGATCTGGCGCATTGGCTGGCCCGTGGCCTTGGAGCGAATCGCCCAGCAGAGCGGGCAAATATTCTACTCAAGTTTCATTATCGGCTATGGCACGAGCGCCTACGCAGCGCATCAGATCGGACTTTCCATCGAGTCACTTTCATTCATGCCGGGCGCCGGCATGGGCATCGCCGCCGCAACCCTGATGGGGCAGTCGCTCGGGGCAGGCAAGATCAGGCGGGCCCGCATCAGCCATGCTGAAGCCCTGCGTCTTGCCGTAGTGGTCATGTCGATCATGGCACTGGTGTTCCTCTGCGGACCGCACTTCCTGATCTCGCTCTTTACCCATGACCCTGCCGTGATCGAGAAAGGGAGCGTGTTTCTGCGGCTGGTGGCCTTTGCGCAGATACCGCTGGCGGTCTCCTTTGTCTATGCCGGTAGCCTGCGGGGCACCGGCGATACCTTCTATGTCTTCATTGTCACACTGGCAGCCATGTGGGGTATCCGGGTCGCCCTCGCGTGGGTGGCAGCCGGCTGGCTGCATCTATCCCTGTATGTCGTGTGGGGAGTCTTCCTGGTGGACTGGTATGCTCGTGCTGCAGCCTTTGCCTGGCGCTACCGGCGGCGCGATCTGCACAATGTCATCTACTGA
- a CDS encoding sigma-54 dependent transcriptional regulator: MQVSPDGQFSVLLIDDDPHALELNRMLLLNAGIGMVLTLSDSRATLPFLEQHDISLVVLDLMMPHVNGAELLPLIHRDYPHIPVIVETAASEVETAVRCMKSGAIDYLVKPVEPDRLVTAVKNALNFDDLLHEVSSLKNYLLNDRLEHAEAFAEIKTTSRKMRSIFQYAEVVASSPQPVLITGETGVGKELFARSIHRISGVRGEFVSVNVAGLDDAMFSDTLFGHKKGAFTGADQFRDGLVSKAGGGTLFLDEIGDLNELSQVKLLRLLQEREYYPVGADTLKTSTARIVLATNIDLEARIKEGRFRRDLYYRLCTHQIHIPALRERPEDIPLLLATFIEVAARHFNKRKPTPSPELISALVGYAFPGNVRELHARVFDAVARHNDGMLSLESFPGITNAAPARSSTVVLPADGNGIYNIFGRLPTFREIENYLITEAMKVSGGSQAVAASMLGVTRQTISNRLKSLGN; this comes from the coding sequence ATGCAGGTGTCACCTGACGGCCAATTTTCCGTGCTGTTGATCGATGACGATCCGCATGCGCTGGAACTCAACAGGATGCTGCTCCTGAATGCCGGCATCGGTATGGTGCTGACTCTTTCGGACAGCCGTGCCACGCTCCCCTTCCTCGAACAGCATGACATTTCACTGGTCGTGCTCGATCTGATGATGCCTCATGTCAATGGCGCCGAACTGCTGCCGTTGATTCACAGGGACTATCCCCATATCCCCGTAATCGTGGAAACCGCTGCCAGCGAGGTGGAAACCGCTGTCAGGTGCATGAAATCGGGGGCCATAGATTATCTCGTGAAACCGGTCGAACCGGACCGTCTGGTCACTGCGGTCAAAAATGCGCTCAATTTCGACGACCTTCTGCATGAGGTCTCCTCGCTCAAGAACTATCTTCTGAACGACCGCCTGGAGCATGCCGAGGCATTTGCGGAGATCAAGACCACCAGCAGGAAGATGCGGTCGATCTTTCAATATGCGGAGGTGGTTGCCAGCTCGCCGCAACCGGTCCTGATCACCGGTGAGACCGGCGTGGGCAAGGAACTTTTTGCACGCTCGATCCACCGCATCAGCGGGGTACGGGGGGAGTTCGTCAGTGTCAACGTGGCCGGGCTGGATGACGCCATGTTCTCGGATACGCTCTTCGGACACAAAAAGGGAGCCTTCACCGGCGCGGACCAGTTCCGGGACGGGCTGGTCAGCAAGGCAGGGGGAGGAACGCTGTTTCTGGACGAGATCGGCGACCTGAACGAACTGTCACAGGTCAAGCTGTTGCGGCTTTTGCAGGAACGGGAGTATTACCCGGTCGGCGCCGATACGCTCAAAACCAGCACCGCCAGAATCGTGCTGGCCACCAACATCGACCTGGAGGCCCGCATCAAGGAAGGGCGCTTCCGGCGCGATCTTTACTATCGTCTGTGCACCCACCAGATCCATATTCCCGCGCTCCGCGAGCGGCCGGAGGACATCCCCCTGTTGCTGGCGACCTTCATAGAAGTGGCGGCGAGACATTTCAACAAGCGCAAACCCACTCCGTCGCCCGAACTGATCTCGGCTCTGGTTGGATACGCTTTTCCCGGCAATGTCCGGGAACTGCATGCACGTGTCTTCGACGCGGTGGCGCGTCATAATGACGGCATGCTCTCACTGGAGAGTTTCCCCGGCATTACCAACGCTGCTCCCGCACGGTCTTCGACGGTCGTGCTCCCCGCTGACGGCAATGGGATCTACAACATCTTCGGACGCCTCCCAACCTTCCGTGAGATCGAAAATTACCTGATCACGGAGGCCATGAAGGTTTCCGGAGGCAGTCAGGCGGTGGCAGCCTCCATGCTGGGAGTAACCCGCCAGACCATCAGCAACCGGCTCAAATCGCTCGGAAACTGA
- a CDS encoding flagellar protein FlgN has product MKKLAEELSVHLGLLRELHELLERESRELADMKLDAMAEINDLKEELSQRIKEHAVSLRQAISSAAAREGLSATATLGAVAAAVKSNQDIPRLHRDLNQVAERIRQRLAMNGEIAERFAASVKNSLDLLSRVINQSNIYGASGGYQQRPTGSVMINREA; this is encoded by the coding sequence ATGAAAAAGCTGGCAGAGGAACTTTCCGTGCATTTGGGGCTCCTGCGGGAGTTGCATGAGCTGTTGGAGCGGGAAAGCCGTGAGCTTGCCGATATGAAACTGGACGCCATGGCAGAGATAAACGACCTGAAGGAAGAACTGTCTCAGCGCATAAAAGAGCACGCTGTCTCACTGCGCCAGGCAATCAGCAGTGCTGCGGCCCGGGAAGGGCTATCCGCCACCGCCACGTTGGGAGCGGTTGCAGCAGCAGTCAAGAGCAACCAGGATATCCCGCGACTGCACCGTGATCTGAACCAGGTGGCAGAACGGATCAGGCAACGTTTGGCAATGAACGGAGAAATCGCGGAGCGTTTTGCAGCATCGGTAAAAAATTCGCTGGACCTTCTGTCCCGCGTGATCAATCAATCAAATATCTACGGCGCTTCCGGCGGCTATCAGCAGCGGCCGACCGGGTCGGTGATGATCAACAGGGAGGCCTGA
- a CDS encoding flagellar basal body P-ring protein FlgI, producing MKIIVTSILMALVLASSAHAVRIKDLASFEGARENQLVGYGLVVGLNGTGDSDQARIQLQSISAMLERMGVSINPNLIKVKNVAAVMVTATLPPFAKQGNRLDVLVSSLGDAKSIAGGTLIMSPLKGADSQVYAVAQGSVLTNSFAFGGQAASAQKNHPTAGRIPAGALVERELPNTLAGKSQLRLNLAQADFTTASRMAGTINEKFGTAIASTADPGAVAIQIPEAYAGRMIDFISVVETLDVRPDTIAKVVLNERTGTIVMGEQVRISTVAVSHGNLSLVIKETPRVSQPAPLSTTGETKVVPRTELKVEEESRRLSVLSEGATIGDVVRALNTLGVTPRDLIGILQAIKAAGALQAELTII from the coding sequence ATGAAGATAATTGTCACCTCCATACTGATGGCTTTGGTTCTGGCTTCCAGCGCCCACGCAGTGCGCATCAAGGATTTGGCTTCATTTGAAGGCGCGCGTGAGAACCAGTTGGTTGGCTACGGCCTGGTGGTCGGGCTGAACGGCACCGGCGACAGCGACCAGGCACGAATCCAGCTGCAGTCCATCTCGGCCATGCTGGAACGGATGGGAGTCAGCATCAATCCCAACCTGATCAAGGTCAAGAATGTGGCAGCCGTGATGGTCACTGCCACACTGCCCCCTTTTGCAAAACAGGGTAATCGGCTGGATGTACTGGTTTCCTCTTTGGGAGACGCCAAGAGCATCGCCGGTGGCACACTGATCATGTCGCCGCTCAAGGGCGCCGACAGCCAGGTGTATGCCGTGGCCCAAGGTTCGGTGCTCACCAACTCGTTCGCTTTTGGCGGACAGGCTGCCAGCGCTCAGAAAAATCACCCCACTGCCGGGAGAATCCCTGCCGGAGCCCTGGTGGAACGTGAACTGCCCAATACCCTGGCAGGCAAATCGCAGCTGCGTTTGAACCTGGCCCAGGCCGATTTCACCACTGCATCACGGATGGCGGGCACCATCAATGAGAAATTCGGCACCGCCATTGCGTCCACAGCCGATCCCGGGGCAGTGGCAATTCAGATCCCGGAGGCCTATGCCGGCCGGATGATCGATTTCATCTCGGTAGTGGAGACGCTCGATGTCCGGCCCGATACCATCGCCAAGGTTGTACTCAACGAGCGCACCGGAACCATCGTGATGGGGGAACAGGTCAGGATTTCGACGGTGGCCGTGTCCCACGGCAACCTCTCCCTGGTGATCAAGGAAACTCCCCGGGTTTCCCAGCCGGCTCCGCTCAGCACCACCGGTGAAACCAAGGTGGTGCCGCGCACCGAGCTGAAGGTCGAGGAGGAGTCGCGTCGCCTGTCGGTTTTATCCGAGGGTGCCACCATCGGCGATGTCGTGCGGGCACTCAATACCCTGGGGGTTACACCGCGGGATCTGATCGGCATTCTTCAGGCCATCAAGGCAGCCGGAGCGCTGCAGGCCGAACTGACGATTATTTAG
- the flgL gene encoding flagellar hook-associated protein FlgL yields MRITANITSQNSLYNIQQGRAKLDKLNELIGTGYNINRPSDDPVNTALLLDIGDKVKAGDQYQSNITKSNIWQQVTSTALNGMSSTIQLAQKQVSNVANGTSDETTRQTAIDQLKTLKQQLIDMGNTEINGQYIFGGAVSTTAPFNSTAPYYSGDETALKIEIAPSSIQQMNIPGNQLLTADSATSKPYGSTNILKAFDDLIAAIGSNDVDAIQAGAKALEAGAQQVTNAQTDVAARVQRLDSMSTLNENNKNTLSTIYSNTQNVDYAKLAVELSQQQTAFNASLSATAKLSQLSLLDYLS; encoded by the coding sequence ATGCGCATCACTGCCAACATAACCTCGCAGAATTCGCTGTACAACATCCAGCAGGGTAGGGCCAAGCTGGACAAGCTCAATGAACTGATAGGCACCGGATACAACATCAACCGCCCCAGTGACGATCCGGTCAATACCGCACTGCTCTTGGACATTGGTGACAAAGTCAAAGCGGGTGACCAGTACCAAAGCAACATAACGAAGTCCAACATCTGGCAGCAGGTCACCAGCACGGCCCTGAACGGCATGTCCAGCACCATACAATTGGCCCAGAAGCAGGTCTCCAATGTAGCGAATGGTACAAGCGACGAGACTACGCGCCAGACAGCCATCGATCAGCTGAAGACACTGAAGCAGCAACTGATCGACATGGGCAACACGGAGATAAACGGTCAGTATATCTTTGGCGGCGCCGTAAGTACCACAGCGCCTTTCAATTCCACAGCGCCCTATTATTCGGGTGACGAGACTGCTCTTAAAATAGAAATTGCTCCCTCCAGCATCCAGCAGATGAACATTCCGGGAAATCAGCTCCTCACTGCCGACTCGGCAACCTCGAAACCCTATGGCAGCACCAATATTCTCAAGGCCTTCGACGATCTGATCGCTGCCATCGGCAGCAATGATGTGGACGCCATTCAGGCGGGGGCCAAGGCCCTGGAGGCCGGTGCCCAGCAGGTTACCAACGCTCAGACTGACGTGGCTGCGCGTGTACAGCGGCTCGACAGCATGTCCACGCTGAATGAGAACAACAAAAACACTCTGAGCACCATATACAGCAACACTCAGAATGTGGACTACGCCAAACTGGCCGTTGAACTGAGCCAGCAGCAGACAGCATTCAATGCTTCCCTGTCGGCTACGGCGAAGCTTTCCCAGCTTTCGCTGCTTGATTATCTGAGTTAG